One window of the bacterium genome contains the following:
- a CDS encoding META domain-containing protein, producing the protein MRAFLITAALLVATAVAATPASWLDQPVPDNWNTAGRPVPAAVRDPQAQGDPRCAAQFRIPSKSRADRAVVKAGWSLVGPLQVFGDTELVTAASGADGMCRPLGYQAFVFKGGKFVGTLSPGPMDARTDGIANQIHLVAPDRLHADFARYTDQDPLCCPSATTSVRFEIRGTGKAAVVVPVEAQTQPTAASPPTGSAPASDRSLANTYWKLVRLGERGVTVTEGRREPHLILHADDGRVSGSGGCNNLNGTYKQEGAALSFGPIASTKMMCAEAMEQERRFLETLGNVRSWRVDGDGLELLDEKGNAVARFMAVDLD; encoded by the coding sequence ATGAGAGCCTTTCTGATCACCGCAGCACTGCTGGTCGCAACCGCCGTGGCCGCAACTCCGGCCTCGTGGCTGGACCAGCCCGTTCCCGACAACTGGAATACTGCCGGCCGCCCGGTGCCCGCCGCCGTGCGCGACCCGCAGGCGCAGGGCGACCCGCGCTGCGCCGCCCAGTTCCGTATCCCGTCGAAGAGCCGCGCCGATCGCGCGGTGGTGAAGGCCGGCTGGTCGCTGGTGGGGCCGCTGCAGGTGTTCGGCGACACCGAGCTGGTGACGGCGGCGTCCGGCGCCGACGGCATGTGCCGGCCGCTCGGTTACCAGGCGTTCGTGTTCAAGGGCGGGAAATTCGTCGGTACGTTGTCGCCGGGGCCGATGGATGCGCGCACCGACGGCATCGCCAACCAAATCCATCTGGTCGCGCCCGACCGCCTGCACGCCGATTTCGCGCGCTACACGGACCAGGACCCGCTGTGCTGCCCGTCGGCGACCACCTCAGTCAGGTTTGAGATCCGCGGGACGGGCAAGGCAGCCGTGGTCGTGCCCGTCGAGGCGCAGACGCAGCCCACTGCTGCCTCGCCGCCGACAGGGAGCGCGCCGGCCTCCGATCGTTCGCTGGCCAACACCTACTGGAAGCTGGTGCGCCTCGGCGAGCGCGGCGTCACGGTGACCGAGGGGCGGCGCGAGCCGCACCTGATCCTGCACGCGGATGACGGGAGGGTTTCCGGTTCGGGCGGCTGCAACAACCTGAACGGGACGTACAAGCAGGAGGGCGCGGCCCTGTCGTTCGGGCCCATCGCCTCGACGAAGATGATGTGTGCCGAGGCCATGGAGCAGGAGCGGCGATTCCTGGAGACGCTCGGCAACGTGCGCAGCTGGCGCGTGGACGGCGACGGGCT